From Corvus moneduloides isolate bCorMon1 chromosome 2, bCorMon1.pri, whole genome shotgun sequence, one genomic window encodes:
- the GJA3 gene encoding gap junction alpha-3 protein produces MGDWSFLGRLLENAQEHSTVIGKVWLTVLFIFRILVLGAAAEEVWGDEQSDFTCNTQQPGCENVCYDKAFPISHIRFWVLQIIFVSTPTLIYLGHVLHIVRMEEKRKEKEELKKKGSGKDGNYPVAAASGSGGGGGSNNVKDPVVKRGKEKLPIRDERGRIRMGGALLRTYVFNIIFKTLFEVGFIVGQYFLYGFELKPVYQCSRSPCPHTVDCFISRPTEKTIFIIFMLVVASVSLLLNMLEIYHLGWKKLKQGMTSQYILEMPVATMTPVMVTGESKPVSLPPPAPPVVVTTATPAPVLPDTRAVTPLLAPVTMASYYATAAPRPRPPSNTTSMASYPPAPQIPEERHRAVTPTPISTPVTIPTPMPTPTPAVINYFNSSSRALTSEQNWVNVAAEQQGKVSSSSAGSSTPSSVRHPLPEQEEPLEQLLPPPAVLPIAAANSGSSTSLSGASGSRWDVEGEVELSGARPVSAACTTVEMHEPPLLVDTRRLSRASKSSSCRARSDDLAV; encoded by the coding sequence ATGGGTGACTGGAGCTTTCTGGGGAGACTGTTAGAGAATGCGCAGGAGCACTCCACGGTTATTGGCAAAGTTTGGCTGACGGTACTGTTTATCTTCAGGATCCtggtgctgggggctgctgctgaggaggtcTGGGGAGACGAGCAGTCGGACTTTACATGCAACACTCAGCAACCTGGTTGCGAAAATGTTTGCTATGACAAAGCCTTCCCCATTTCTCACATCCGCTTCTGGGTGCTGCAGATCATTTTTGTCTCCACTCCAACCCTCATCTACCTGGGCCATGTCCTGCACATTGTACGCatggaggagaagaggaaagagaaagaggagctgaaaaagaagggaagtgGCAAAGATGGCAACTACCCAGTAGCAGCAGCATCTGGCAGTGGTGGTGGAGGAGGCAGCAATAACGTCAAAGATCCTGTTGTCaaaagggggaaagagaagCTCCCAATCCGTGATGAACGTGGTAGAATCCGTATGGGGGGTGCCTTGCTCCGTACCTATGTCTTCAATATCATATTCAAGACACTGTTTGAGGTGGGCTTCATTGTGGGCCAGTACTTCCTATATGGCTTCGAGCTAAAGCCAGTCTACCAGTGCAGCCGCTCACCTTGTCCACACACTGTGGACTGCTTCATCTCAAGGCCCACGGAGAAGaccatcttcatcatcttcatgtTGGTGGTGGCCTCAGTCTCCCTGCTGCTGAACATGCTTGAGATATATCACTTGGGGTGGAAGAAGCTTAAGCAGGGCATGACAAGCCAGTACATCCTTGAGATGCCTGTTGCAACAATGACACCAGTTATGGTAACAGGGGAATCCAAACCTGTTTCCctgccaccaccagcaccacctgTGGTGGTCACAACTGCCACGCCGGCCCCTGTTCTGCCTGACACCCGTGCTGTCACACCACTACTGGCCCCAGTGACCATGGCATCATACTATGCTACAGCTGCTCCAAGACCACGGCCCCCCTCCAACACGACATCCATGGCAAGTTACCCTCCTGCTCCACAAATTCCTGAGGAGAGGCACCGTGCTGTGACTCCCACACCCATCTCGACTCCCGTCACCATCCCAACCCCCATGCCCACGCCCACACCAGCCGTCATCAACTACTTCAACAGCAGCAGCCGTGCCCTGACGTCCGAGCAGAACTGGGTCAACgtggcagctgagcagcaggggAAGGTTTCCTCCAGCTCAGCAGGTTCCTCTACCCCCAGCAGTGTCCGGCATCCCCTTCCCGAGCAGGAAGAGCCACTGGAGCAGCTACTCCCacccccagctgtgctgcccatTGCTGCAGCCAAcagcggcagcagcaccagcctgagcGGGGCGAGCGGCAGTAGGTGGGATGTGGAGGGCGAGGTGGAGCTGTCGGGGGCACGGCCCGTCTCGGCTGCCTGCACCACGGTGGAGATGCACGAGCCACCACTGCTTGTAGACACGCGGCGCTTGAGCAGGGCCAGTAAGTcgagcagctgcagagcccgGTCAGACGACCTGGCTGTGTAG